In one Oryzias latipes chromosome 13, ASM223467v1 genomic region, the following are encoded:
- the LOC101172920 gene encoding cullin-3, translating to MSNLSKGGTKKDTKMRIRAFPMTMDEKYVNNIWDLLKNAIQEIQRKNNSGLSFEELYRNAYTMVLHKHGEKLYTGLREVVTEHLINKVREDVLNSLNNNFLQTLNQAWNDHQTAMVMIRDILMYMDRVYVQQNNVENVYNLGLIIFRDQVVRYGCIRDHLRQTLLDMIARERKGEVVDRGAIRNACQMLMILGLEGRSVYEEDFEAPFLEMSAEFFQMESQKFLAENSASVYIKKVEARINEEIERVMHCLDKSTEEPIVKVVERELISKHMKTIVEMENSGLVHMLKNGKTDDLACMYKLFSRVPNGLKTMCECMSAYLREQGKALVSEEGEGKNPVDYIQGLLDLKSRFDRFLQESFNNDRLFKQTIAGDFEYFLNLNSRSPEYLSLFIDDKLKKGVKGLTEQEVESILDKAMVLFRFMQEKDVFERYYKQHLARRLLTNKSVSDDSEKNMISKLKTECGCQFTSKLEGMFRDMSISNTTMDEFRQHLQTTGVSLGGVDLTVRVLTTGYWPTQSATPKCNIPPSPRHAFEVFRRFYLGKHSGRQLTLQHHMGSADLNATFYGPIKKEDGSEVVVGGAQVTGSNTRKHILQVSTFQMTILMLFNNREKSTFEEIQQETDIPERELVRALQSLACGKPTQRVLTKEPKSKEIENGHVFTVNDQFTSKLHRVKIQTVVAKQGESDPERKETRQKVDDDRKHEIEAAIVRIMKSRKKMQHNVLVAEVTQQLRARFLPSPVVIKKRIEGLIEREYLARTPEDRKVYTYVA from the exons ATGTCCAATCTCAGCAAAGGCGGCACCAAGAAGGACACTAAAATGAGGATACGGGCATTTCCT atgacaatGGATGAGAAGTATGTAAACAACATCTGGGATCTTCTAAAGAATGCTATACAGGAAATtcagaggaaaaacaacagcgGCCTAAGCTTTGAGGAGCTCTACAGAAACGCATACACAATGGTGCTCCACAAACATGGAGAGAAGCTGTACACTGGCCTGCGGGAGGTGGTCACTGAACACCTTATCAACAAG GTGCGAGAAGATGTGCTGAACTCCCTAAACAATAACTTCCTTCAAACCTTAAATCAGGCTTGGAATGACCATCAGACAGCAATGGTGATGATCAGAGACATCCTGATGTATATG GATCGTGTTTATGTACAGCAAAACAACGTAGAGAACGTTTACAACCTCGGGCTGATCATCTTTAGAGATCAGGTGGTTCGCTACGGCTGCATCAGAGATCATCTCCGACAGACGCTGCTTGACATGATTGCACGAGAGAGGAAGGgggaggttgtggacag AGGGGCCATCAGAAATGCATGCCAAATGTTGATGATCCTCGGCCTTGAAGGGAGATCTGTTTACGAAGAAGATTTTGAAGCACCCTTCTTGGAAATGTCTGCAGAGTTCTTCCAG ATGGAGAGCCAGAAGTTCCTAGCAGAAAACAGTGCCAGTGTGTACATAAAGAAAGTAGAAGCCAGAATCAATGAGGAGATTGAGCGGGTAATGCACTGCCTGGATAAATCCACAGAGGAGCCCATCGTCAAGGTGGTGGAACGTGAACTTATTTCTAAACATATGAAGACCATCGTAGAGATGGAGAACTCGGGCCTGGTTCACATGCTCAAAAACGGCAAAACAGATG ATTTGGCGTGCATGTACAAGCTGTTCAGCCGGGTTCCCAACGGGCTGAAGACCATGTGTGAGTGCATGAGCGCATACCTACGAGAGCAGGGGAAGGCGCTGGTGTCAGAGGAGGGAGAAGGGAAGAACCCTGTGGACTACATCCAG GGTTTGCTGGACCTAAAGTCCCGATTTGACCGTTTTCTCCAGGAGTCCTTCAATAACGACAGACTCTTCAAACAAACAATTGCAGGAGATTTTGAGTACTTCCTTAACCTTAACTCTCGATCCCCGGAGTACCTCTCACTCTTCATCGACGACAAACTCAAGAAGGGTGTGAAAGgg CTTACAGAGCAGGAGGTGGAGTCCATACTGGACAAGGCGATGGTGCTCTTCCGCTTCATGCAGGAGAAGGACGTGTTTGAAAGGTACTACAAGCAGCATCTGGCACGACGGTTGCTCACCAACAAAAGCGTCTCTGATGATTCCGAAAAAAACATGATCTCAAAGTTAAAG ACTGAGTGTGGCTGTCAGTTCACCTCTAAACTGGAAGGAATGTTCCGGGACATGAGCATCTCCAACACCACCATGGATGAATTTAGACAACATCTACAGACAACAGGG GTGTCTCTTGGAGGAGTTGATCTCACTGTGAGAGTCTTGACCACAGGCTACTGGCCAACACAATCAGCAACACCCAAGTGCAATATTCCCCCATCGCCACGGCATGCATTCGAAGTCTTTAGAAG GTTTTACCTTGGTAAGCACAGTGGGAGACAACTCACCCTGCAGCATCACATGGGTTCAGCAGATTTAAATGCCACCTTCTATGGTCCTATCAAGAAG GAGGACGGGTCGGAAGTTGTAGTTGGGGGAGCCCAGGTGACGGGCTCTAACACCAGAAAGCACATCCTGCAGGTGTCAACCTTTCAGATGACCATCCTCATGCTGTTCAACAACAGGGAGAAGTCCACCTTTGAG GAGATCCAGCAGGAGACGGACATCCCAGAGAGGGAGCTGGTGCGAGCGCTGCAGTCTCTGGCCTGTGGAAAACCCACCCAGAGAGTCCTCACCAAGGAGCCCAAATCCAAGGAAATTGAAAACGGACACGTTTTTACCGTCAATGACCAGTTTACATCTAAACTTCACCGCGTAAAAATCCAGACAG TGGTTGCTAAACAGGGAGAGTCGGACCCGGAAAGGAAGGAGACCCGGCAGAAAGTGGACGATGACAGAAAGCATGAGATTGAAGCCGCCATTGTTCGCATCATGAAGTCCAGAAAGAAGATGCAGCACAATGTGCTTGTAGCAGAG GTCACACAGCAGCTGCGAGCGCGGTTTCTTCCTAGTCCTGTTGTCATCAAGAAGCGCATTGAAGGACTCATTGAGAGGGAATACTTGGCGAGAACACCAGAGGACCGCAAAGTGTACACTTACGTAGCATAA
- the LOC101173486 gene encoding protein FAM124B isoform X1: MRGAAVFGRCDNEKPDSGAETAESDSSRMSLSVSEPLAGRVRSPWQRRQQLLLMNVHLLANPGDSLLLQHSLDRLLRWLCPSLRIFHVSERASPFRSFTPPSPVAGYPSLAITFFLHEAYGEERILKVLDIFQRPPWQYHHTESCSGRTGGIHVGGSASTGLLRPYLLPSRDFYSLGGGMPVWGVRPVHCGGEIVRVTLYSCHGNYDDAVRLYETVLQRRAEEQKAGFCWFTLHTEPGLTLQLALKQLSPGVRVEPCDSAVLQFSVEEIGQLVPLLPNPCTPISQTRWQTEDLDGNKMLFQVKAPARPEQPLTCAFPLTLTHVAPQGPKLRSLTQGSSRSAPFCWQTHRQGQRPRSDPAPEKLCGGAGSLGMGSCCSTPPGSSCYSSQRSSPSQLSTSLLPTDSPPGTSITCSLPHLPPEEEDDEESETNVDTGVAVSPCSDSAVVGVPRSSSVDLLMSVLPDGPSVAVVKERKQTPQPRPRGLWVSTDPLLENSAGSEQNRFVQNKTEQFSAGTRSEDPADEFFI, encoded by the exons ATGAGAGGAGCCGCAGTGTTCGGTAGATGCGACAATGAAAAACCGGACTCCGGAGCAGAAACTGCCGA ATCTGATTCCAGCAGGATGTCCCTGTCTGTCT CTGAGCCCCTGGCTGGGCGGGTCAGGTCGCCATggcagcggcggcagcagctcCTGCTGATGAATGTGCATCTTCTGGCCAACCCTGGAGACTCCCTGCTGTTGCAGCATTCTCTGGACCGCCTGCTGCGCTGGCTGTGCCCGAGCCTCCGCATCTTCCACGTTTCCGAGAGGGCCTCCCCTTTCAGAAGCTTCACGCCTCCAAGTCCGGTGGCAG GCTACCCCTCTTTGGCCATCACTTTCTTCCTGCACGAAGCCTACGGAGAGGAGCGGATTCTCAAGGTGCTGGACATCTTCCAGCGGCCGCCGTGGCAGTACCACCACACGGAGAGCTGCAGTGGCAGAACCGGAGGGATCCACGTCGGCGGCTCTGCCTCCACCGGCCTTCTGCGGCCCTACTTGCTGCCCAGCAGAGACTTCTACAGTCtgggcggggggatgcctgTGTGGGGCGTGCGACCCGTCCACTGCGGCGGGGAAATAGTGCGAGTGACTCTGTACAGTTGCCACGGTAACTATGACGATGCTGTGCGGCTCTACGAGACGGTCCTGCAGCGCCGGGCAGAGGAGCAGAAGGCCGGCTTCTGCTGGTTCACCCTCCACACAG AGCCCGGCCTCACCCTGCAGCTGGCACTGAAGCAGTTATCCCCGGGGGTTCGGGTGGAGCCGTGTGACTCTGCTGTTCTGCAGTTTAGCGTGGAAGAAATTGGCCAGCTGGTTCCGTTGTTGCCAAATCCCTGCACCCCCATCAGTCAGACGCGCTGGCAGACAGAAGACCTGGACGGCAACAAGATGCTCTTCCAG gtaaaagcTCCAGCCCGGCCTGAGCAGCCTCTCACCTGTGCTTTTCCTCTTACGTTAACCCACGTGGCCCCCCAGGGCCCCAAGCTGAGGAGTTTGACTCAGGGCAGCAGCCGCTCAGCTCCCTTCTGCTGGCAAACCCACCGGCAAG GACAGCGGCCCCGCAGTGACCCCGCCCCGGAGAAGCTCTGTGGAGGAGCAGGAAGTCTGGGAATGgggagctgctgcagcacacCTCCCGGGAGCTCCTGTTACTCCTCTCAGCGCAGCAGCCCATCTCAGCTCTCAACCTCCCTCCTTCCTACGGACTCTCCTCCGGGCACCTCCATCACCTGTTCTCTCCCCCACCTCCCaccggaggaggaggatgatgaggagTCAGAGACGAATGTTGACACAGGAGTTGCAGTTTCTCCCTGCTCCGACTCCGCAGTCGTAGGAGTTCCTCGCTCCTCCTCGGTGGACCTCCTGATGAGCGTCCTCCCTGACGGACCTTCAGTTGCTGTGGTTAAGGAGCGGAAACAGACGCCCCAGCCGAGGCCACGTGGGCTGTGGGTCTCCACAGACCCGCTCTTGGAGAACAGCGCGGGGTCAGAACAGAACCGCTTTGTCCAGAACAAGACTGAGCAGTTCTCTGCAGGAACACGCAGTGAAGATCCAGCTGACGAGTTCTTCATCTGA
- the LOC101173486 gene encoding protein FAM124B isoform X2, protein MRGAAVFGRCDNEKPDSGAETAESDSSRMSLSVSEPLAGRVRSPWQRRQQLLLMNVHLLANPGDSLLLQHSLDRLLRWLCPSLRIFHVSERASPFRSFTPPSPVAGYPSLAITFFLHEAYGEERILKVLDIFQRPPWQYHHTESCSGRTGGIHVGGSASTGLLRPYLLPSRDFYSLGGGMPVWGVRPVHCGGEIVRVTLYSCHGNYDDAVRLYETVLQRRAEEQKAGFCWFTLHTEPGLTLQLALKQLSPGVRVEPCDSAVLQFSVEEIGQLVPLLPNPCTPISQTRWQTEDLDGNKMLFQGPKLRSLTQGSSRSAPFCWQTHRQGQRPRSDPAPEKLCGGAGSLGMGSCCSTPPGSSCYSSQRSSPSQLSTSLLPTDSPPGTSITCSLPHLPPEEEDDEESETNVDTGVAVSPCSDSAVVGVPRSSSVDLLMSVLPDGPSVAVVKERKQTPQPRPRGLWVSTDPLLENSAGSEQNRFVQNKTEQFSAGTRSEDPADEFFI, encoded by the exons ATGAGAGGAGCCGCAGTGTTCGGTAGATGCGACAATGAAAAACCGGACTCCGGAGCAGAAACTGCCGA ATCTGATTCCAGCAGGATGTCCCTGTCTGTCT CTGAGCCCCTGGCTGGGCGGGTCAGGTCGCCATggcagcggcggcagcagctcCTGCTGATGAATGTGCATCTTCTGGCCAACCCTGGAGACTCCCTGCTGTTGCAGCATTCTCTGGACCGCCTGCTGCGCTGGCTGTGCCCGAGCCTCCGCATCTTCCACGTTTCCGAGAGGGCCTCCCCTTTCAGAAGCTTCACGCCTCCAAGTCCGGTGGCAG GCTACCCCTCTTTGGCCATCACTTTCTTCCTGCACGAAGCCTACGGAGAGGAGCGGATTCTCAAGGTGCTGGACATCTTCCAGCGGCCGCCGTGGCAGTACCACCACACGGAGAGCTGCAGTGGCAGAACCGGAGGGATCCACGTCGGCGGCTCTGCCTCCACCGGCCTTCTGCGGCCCTACTTGCTGCCCAGCAGAGACTTCTACAGTCtgggcggggggatgcctgTGTGGGGCGTGCGACCCGTCCACTGCGGCGGGGAAATAGTGCGAGTGACTCTGTACAGTTGCCACGGTAACTATGACGATGCTGTGCGGCTCTACGAGACGGTCCTGCAGCGCCGGGCAGAGGAGCAGAAGGCCGGCTTCTGCTGGTTCACCCTCCACACAG AGCCCGGCCTCACCCTGCAGCTGGCACTGAAGCAGTTATCCCCGGGGGTTCGGGTGGAGCCGTGTGACTCTGCTGTTCTGCAGTTTAGCGTGGAAGAAATTGGCCAGCTGGTTCCGTTGTTGCCAAATCCCTGCACCCCCATCAGTCAGACGCGCTGGCAGACAGAAGACCTGGACGGCAACAAGATGCTCTTCCAG GGCCCCAAGCTGAGGAGTTTGACTCAGGGCAGCAGCCGCTCAGCTCCCTTCTGCTGGCAAACCCACCGGCAAG GACAGCGGCCCCGCAGTGACCCCGCCCCGGAGAAGCTCTGTGGAGGAGCAGGAAGTCTGGGAATGgggagctgctgcagcacacCTCCCGGGAGCTCCTGTTACTCCTCTCAGCGCAGCAGCCCATCTCAGCTCTCAACCTCCCTCCTTCCTACGGACTCTCCTCCGGGCACCTCCATCACCTGTTCTCTCCCCCACCTCCCaccggaggaggaggatgatgaggagTCAGAGACGAATGTTGACACAGGAGTTGCAGTTTCTCCCTGCTCCGACTCCGCAGTCGTAGGAGTTCCTCGCTCCTCCTCGGTGGACCTCCTGATGAGCGTCCTCCCTGACGGACCTTCAGTTGCTGTGGTTAAGGAGCGGAAACAGACGCCCCAGCCGAGGCCACGTGGGCTGTGGGTCTCCACAGACCCGCTCTTGGAGAACAGCGCGGGGTCAGAACAGAACCGCTTTGTCCAGAACAAGACTGAGCAGTTCTCTGCAGGAACACGCAGTGAAGATCCAGCTGACGAGTTCTTCATCTGA